A window of Mobiluncus massiliensis genomic DNA:
TTGCGCAAAACATTACCGAGGCGCAAAGCGCTTACGTCAAGGGGCAGGCCGACCGGGCATTCACCCTGGCTACCGAAGCGTATCTGGGGCATTACGAAGCCGACGGGTTTGAAAATAACACCATTGTGCACAAAGGCTTCAGCCGGGTAACCGAAATTGAGGGTATGTTCAGCGACTTGCGCCAGGGCTACAAAGACGGTCGCGACCAGGCTCAACAGGAGAAACTCGGCAAGGACCTGATTGCAAAGCTCGTTGAGGACGCACAATTCCTGGACTCGAAAACGCAGGACACGGGACCGCTGGGGATTTCCGGTTTCTTTGCTGCGTTGCTGATTCTGTTGCGTGAAGGTGCGGAGGCGCTGCTGGTGGTAGCGGCTCTGGTGACTTACGCGTTGAAAGCGGGACGGCGCGACCAGCTGCGGGGAATCTTGGTGGGCGTGGTTATCGCCGTGGTCATTTCCATCGGTCTGGCTATTCTGTTTGGCCAGCTCAGCGCCAGCGTGCAGAGCGGAATGGGGCAAGAACTACTGGAGGGGATCACCGGTCTGGCGGCCGCCCTGATGTTGATTTATGTGTCCAACTGGATTCTCAGCAAGTCCAGTGGCAAGCGTTGGGAAGAATACATTAAGGCCACCGCGGGCGAAAAAACCGCCTCGGGAGGCGTTTTCGCTCTAGCATTTGTGTCCTTCCTCACCGTGGCCAGGGAGGGCGCCGAAACAATCCTGTTCTTTTATCCGATTGTCGCCGGGGCGAAAATCCACAGCGATTATTGGTTTATCGTTGCGGGTGGCGTGACGGCAGCGGTTATCCTGGCGATTCTATTTGTGCTGGTCTGGCAGTTCGGGGTGCGCCTGCCGCTCAAGCCGTTCTTTAAGTGGACTTCGATATTACTGGCGTTCCTGGCGGTTGCCATCGTGGGCGGAG
This region includes:
- a CDS encoding FTR1 family protein; translation: MNATRNLTSLGVRGLRFIVGFSALVLALAFGGVVWPSTAATQNPDFGEWSDVVAVMQQKLNAVPEASDPSAVQTLIRQAYYENYQTSGLEDQVKHTLGRDVDDKFVTELLNLRNLSRDGASPEALREASDQVMTMLTETVTQLVKAPKVADQWSRVADTIAQNITEAQSAYVKGQADRAFTLATEAYLGHYEADGFENNTIVHKGFSRVTEIEGMFSDLRQGYKDGRDQAQQEKLGKDLIAKLVEDAQFLDSKTQDTGPLGISGFFAALLILLREGAEALLVVAALVTYALKAGRRDQLRGILVGVVIAVVISIGLAILFGQLSASVQSGMGQELLEGITGLAAALMLIYVSNWILSKSSGKRWEEYIKATAGEKTASGGVFALAFVSFLTVAREGAETILFFYPIVAGAKIHSDYWFIVAGGVTAAVILAILFVLVWQFGVRLPLKPFFKWTSILLAFLAVAIVGGAIKELQEAALVGAHVVPSVPTVVFLGIYPTAETLGAQILTAAVLVGLALLQRRRAKADQPEADGSATRPDTSISESNDKAPEEHSSREDTQDAVEAYSGKE